A genomic region of Arvicola amphibius chromosome X, mArvAmp1.2, whole genome shotgun sequence contains the following coding sequences:
- the LOC119804236 gene encoding melanoma-associated antigen B18-like, with translation MRQRPSTSWALCSTSNSSSTKRDEKAISLVLFMLRKFKNKEPITKEDILKRVIPHKKEEFRDVFKKASELMVLAFAVDVKEIDPNRYCYELMSLFSPTGDGIMNCEVIMPKSGLLMTILCVIFMNGSCVNEEYVWKMLNVMGVYAGVNHFIYGNVKKLITKDFVSEGYLEYRRVPYTGSQCYQFLWGPRALFETRKMRVLEFLAKVHNTVPSAFPSLYQEALRAKQERIQAKFASMILLGFISDEESNDNSNNSSNQH, from the coding sequence ATGAGGCAAAGACCAAGTACTTCCTGGGCACTTTGCTCAACTAGTAATTCATCGTCAACCAAGAGAGATGAGAAAGCAATTTCATTGGTATTGTTCATGCTGCGAAAGTTTAAAAACAAGGAGCCAATAACAAAGGAAGATATACTAAAGCGTGTCATTCCACACAAGAAGGAAGAGTTCCGTGATGTTTTTAAGAAAGCCTCTGAGCTCATGGTGCTGGCCTTTGCTGTTGATGTTAAGGAAATTGACCCAAACAGATACTGCTATGAACTTATGAGCCTATTTAGTCCTACTGGTGATGGAATTATGAATTGTGAGGTAATCATGCCCAAGAGTGGCCTCTTGATGACAATCCTGTGTGTTATCTTCATGAATGGCAGCTGTGTTAATGAGGAATATGTCTGGAAAATGCTTAATGTGATGGGAGTATATGCTGGAGTCAATCACTTCATTTATGGAAATGTCAAGAAGCTCATTACTAAAGATTTTGTGAGTGAGGGGTACCTGGAATATCGGCGGGTACCCTACACGGGTTCGCAATGTTATCAATTCTTATGGGGTCCCAGGGCCCTCtttgaaacaagaaaaatgagagTGCTTGAGTTTCTGGCCAAGGTCCATAACACTGTTCCCAGTGCCTTCCCATCCTTGTATCAAGAAGCTTTGAGAGCCAAGCAAGAGAGAATCCAAGCTAAATTTGCATCTATGATTCTTCTTGGTTTCATATCTGATGAAGAATCCAATGACAATTCCAACAATTCCTCCAACCAGCACTGA